Genomic window (Candidatus Methylomirabilota bacterium):
CGGCCAGGGGGACCGCAGGCGCCTCCGCGGCCGCGGCGGCGGCCGCCTGCTGCTCCGGCCCGCGGCCGAAGGCCAGGCCCGCCTCGATCACGAAGGGATTGCCGCGGTAGACCGCGGGCGGACGCGTGACGGCGGTATAGAACTCGCCCTTGATCTGCTTGTAGAGGCCGTGAAGGATCGCCTTCTCGCCGATGGGCGAGATGCAGTTGGACGGCGGGGCCATGATCTTCGTGGCCTGGATGGCCCGGTAGAGGGCCTCCGCGGCCGCGCCGTGGATGTTCCGCGGCCGCGCGTTGGGCGAGAGCTTGGCGGTCTTGCAGATCTCCTGCGCGAGCGCCGGCGAGACGCGGCTGAAGTCGCCGGAGAGGAAGCCCGTCAGCCAGTGACTCCGCGTGTCGTGGAGCATGCGGAGCAGCACGCCGAACTCGATGCCGTAGGGGTGCGGCTTGATTTCCTTCGGCTGGGGCGGCAGCTCCTGGATGGTGCGCGCGTACTCGCGCGTGTCGCCTTCGGGCATCTTGTAAGTGAGGCGCACATGCGGGTTGGCGATGGCCACCTGCTCGAGGAACTCGTCCACCGAGGCGCGGCCCTTCTGATAGCGCCCCTCGATCTCCATCGTCACCTGCGTGCCGCGAGGGTGCTCCCAGTCGATCTTCTTCGACTCGAAGATGCGCGGCTCGTTCTTCTTGGTGTCGATCTGCACCTCGAAGTAGTGCGCGGCCGCCTTGGGGCCCGTGCGCGAGGTGATCTGCACGGGCTTGCCGGTGGTGAGCTGGGCGTACATGCCGGCGGCGGAAATGCCGATGCCCTGCTGGCCCCGGCTCATGCGCAGGCGATGGAACTTCGAGCCGTAGAGGAGCTTGGCGAAGATGGGCGGGATCTGCTGCCGGACTATTCCAGGGCCGTTGTCGCTCACGGTGACGCGAAAGCGCGTGGCCTGGGCCGGCGTCGGCGGCGGGCCGCCGTTGGCCGGGACCACCTCCACGTTCACGAGCACGTCGGGGAGGATGCCGGCCTCCTCGGCGGCGTCGAGGGCGTTATCCACCGCCTCCTTCACGCACGTGAGCATGGCCTTGCGCGGGTTGTCGAAGCCGAGGAGATGGCGATTCTTGGTGAAGAACTCGGAGACGGAGATCTCGCGCTGCCGCGCGCCCATCTCGACGGCGGACACCGTCTTCACCGCGGGGGCCTTGGGGGCGACGGTTTCGACTTGCGACGGGGAGGGTTCGGCCTTCCGAGCGGCGGCGACCTTGGCAAGTGCGGCAGTCATCTATCTCCTTGATACCACGAGCGCGTCGTGGACGACGAGACTCGCCGCCCGGGCGGCCGCTGCCATACGCGTGTCGAACGAGGCAAGCGACGCCGCACGGGCGGAAGCAGCCAGCGCCAGGTGCAGGGCGTCGGAAGCTCGGAGGGGGATGTCCCCCAGGCTCAGCAGGAGGTGCTCCGCCCGGCGGTGCACCTCACGAGTAAGCTCGACGCGCTGGTAGGCTCCCTCGTCCACCCGCGCGAGGATGGCGTGCTGCACCCGGCGCGCAGCGTCCCGAGGCAGCGCGCCCCCACGTACGCGTCGCGCCAGCGCGGACGCGGCTTCCGTCACGCAGAGGTCCGATACCAGCAAATCGTCTCGCCCCTCCACGAGAGCGTTGAACGCATCGCTGCCCGCTTCCGGCAGATAGAGCTTGAGGAGGGCGCTGGTGTCGCAGTAGACGGGGCCGGGGAGCCCGGCGCGGTACGCCGCCCGCTGCTCGCGTACGGCGCGGCGCGGGCTAGACGCGGTCCTCACGGTCCTCCGCGACGTCGCTGGAGATTGGGGGATCGAGCACTGGCATCTTCCGCCGAAACGCGGCGAGGTTCGGCACCCCCTTGCCGCGCGGCCGGTCCGGCGGCACCAGCTTCGCCACCGGCCGACCTCGCTCGGTGATCACGATTTCGCGGCCCTTCCGCACTTCTTCCAGGAGCGCGGACAGGTTCTGGCGAGCTTCCCGGACGCCGGCAGTACGCATGATGTAAATGTGCTACATGTAGCACTTCGAGTCAACTGGACGCGATCGGCGCAGTCGCCGCCCTCTGGTCTGGGCTAGGATCGACCCATGAGCGACACGCTCGCGTTCGTACTCCAGTACGGCTACGTGGTGCTCTACCTCTGCGTGATGGCCGAGCAGATCGGTCTCCCCGTTCCCGCGGTGCCCGTCCTGCTCGGCGTGGGGGCGCTCGCGGGGGCTGGTTCGATGAGCTTCCCGGTCGCGCTGGGTGTGGTGCTGGCGGCGTCGTTGCCCCCCGACCTCGTGTGGTACGAGCTCGGGCGGCGCCGCGGCACGCGGGTGCTCGCCCGCATCTGCGCGATCTCGCTCGAGCCGGACTGGTGCGTGCACCGGACCGAGCGGATATTCCTGCGGTTCGGCCGGAAGCTGCTGCTGGTCGCCAAGTTCGTGCCGGGGCTCAGCGCATTGTCGGCTCCGGTCGCTGGGGCGGCCCAAGTTTCGCGGTGGCAGTTCATCCTGCTCGATGTCACAGGCGCGTTGCTGTGGTCCGGGACGTGGCTGGGGATCGGCTATCTCTTCAGCGGCGCGCTGGACGTGATGGTGGGTTGGGTCCACCGGCTGGGCGGCTGGGCGCTGCTGTGGGCGGGGGTGGGCCTGGCCGCCTATATTGGCTACAAGTACGCGGAACGGCGGCGGATCTTCCGTGAGCTCAGGATGGCGCGCATCACGCCCGAGGAGCTGAAGAGCCGGCTCGAGGCGGGCGACGCCAGCTTCACGATCATCGACACCCGCACGATGCTGGACGTGAAGAGCGTGCCCTATCTGATCCGCGGCGCGCTCTGGATCGAGGCGGACGAGGTGGAGCGGCGCCGCGACGAGCTCCCGCGGGATCGGGAGATCGTCCTCTACTGCACCTGACCCAACGAGGCCACGAGCGCCCGGGTGGCGCTACGGCTCAAGCGGCACGGCGTCATGCGGGTGCGGCCCCTCCTCGGCGGGCTAGCGCTCTGGATGGAGCGCCAGTACCCGGTTGACAGGGTGCCGGAGCCAACGAGCGTCGCTAGCTAGGCGAGGGTCGCGCTCTAGCGGTTACTTCTTGTCCTTGTGAGCCAGAGCCACCGCGGCCTCGGGCGTCAGCACCTGGAAGGTCATCGACTCCATCAGGTAGAGGCGCACCGTGGTATCGGTGTGGCTCTGGTAGCCGATGGAGATGTCGGTGCCGACGGTCAGCTCGAAGTCCCCGCCGCGCAGGCTCATCACCACCGCGCCGTTGACCGCGGGCGCCCAGATGAGCGGTCCGTCCACCAGCTTGCGCACGACGTTCAGGACCGGGTAGCCGCCGTCGCCGCGCGCCTGGGTCAGCTCGGTGTAGTAGCGGGGTCCGAGCGCGATGGCGTATGGCCCGTCGACGCCGGCCAGGCGCAGGAGCCGCGTCGCCTCGGCGACCGCGTGCGGGTAGCCCTCGCCCTCCGCGGGGATGGGCAGGATGGGATGCGACGAGGCCTTGTCGATGCCGGTGATGCCGGCGACCTGATAGCCGTGGAAGATGATGGTGTCCTCGCCATAGGCCATCTGGCTGGCGGCGTCGATCAGGGGCTGGAGCTCCGGATCCTTCGCGCCGCGCTCGACCGCGTCCAGCTCCTCGCGCGACAGCTCGAAGTACACCCGCAGGTCCACGAGGGGCAGGGCCAGGCGCCGCGACGCCTCGACGTTCGGCCCGGGCGGCGTGCTGATCCGCTCGCGGCGCCCGGTGCTCACGGCGGCCTTCGCCGGACCCTCGGGACCGTTGAAGTCCACCATCTTCCGCCCGGCCAGCTTCAGCTTGAGGACGCGCTTGGCTTCGGCGTCGATCTCCTTCCATGCCGCCGACGAGATGGGGGCCAGCTCGCGTGCGAGGTTGTTCATAGTGCGGGCCCGCCCTTCAGGCTACCGATTCCCAGCGAGCCGCCGCCACTACCGCCACCGGTACCTTTTTCCCCGGCGTCCACGCCCGCCTCCTCGGCCGCTTGCGCCTTCTCGATCCCGATGAGCGAGCCGGTGGTGAAGAGATACTCCTTCAAGTGCTCGTCCATCTTGGCGTCACGGCGCCGATACCACTCGAGGAGCATGGCGAAGTGCTCTTTCTCCTCGTCCCGGTTGTGCGCGAGGATGGCCTTGAGATCCCCGTCGGTGGCCGCGTCGACGCGCTGGTCGTACCAGTCGGCCGCCTCCAGCTCTTCCTGCATCGAGGTGAGCGCGCGGTGATTGTCCTGGGTCTCCGGCCGCAGCTTGTCTTCCGATTCGTGGTATCCAACCGAGTTGGCCATGGTCGCTCCTGTGAGAGGTTGCTGCTGTGAAGGGGCTTGCACTCATCGTAGCACCTCGCGAGGGTGTGCAGTCGCCGCGCTCCCGTCTGGGCTAGAATCAGGCCCATGAAGATCCGCATCGGGGTGGGAGCGGCGGGCGCGGTGTCGACGCCGGAGCAGCTGGGCGAATTGATGACGGCGCTGGACGAGCGCGGGTTCGACTCGATCTGGCTCTCCGAGGTGCTGACGGGTCCCGTGCCCGATCCCGCCGTGGGGCTGGCGTGGGCGGCCGCCTTCAACGCGAAGGTGAAGCTCGGCACCACCATGCTGCTCCCCGGGCGCAACGTGCTGCGCCTCGCCAAGCAGCTCGCGACCCTCGACGTGCTCTCCCGCGGCCGGCTGCTGGTGACGCTGGTGCCCGGCCTCACCTATCCGCCCGAGCGCGAGGCCATCGGCGTTGAGCCCAAGCAGCGCGGCGCGGTGATCGACGAGGCGCTGCCGCTGCTGCGCCGGCTCTGGGCTGGCGAGACGGTGAGCCACGAGGGCTTGTGCGGCTCGTTCAAGGACGTGAAGGTGACGCCGCGCCCCGTGCAGCAGCCGCTGGAAGTCTGGCTGGGCGGCAACATTCCCTCCGCGCTCGAGCGCTGCGGCCGGCTCTCCGACGGGTGGCTGCCGTCGCTCATCACGCCGGAGGAGGCGGCGGCCGGCCGCGCGGTGATCGAGGAGGCGGCGGCCAAGGCCGGCCGCGCGATCAGCGGCGAGCACTTCGGCATGAGCATCGGCTACGCGAGCCAGCCCATCGATCCCGCCACCGCCAAGGTGATGGCGGCGCGGCGCCCGCGCGCGCTCGAGCTCACGCCGGTGGGCTACCCTCCCCTGCGGGAGAAGATCGAGAGCTTCCTGAAGGTGGGCTTCTCCAAGTTCGTGGCGCGCCCCGTGGTGCCGCCCGCCTCCTGGCGCGCCGAGCTCGACGCCCTCGCCGGCGCCGTCGGCGATCTGCAGACCTGAGCGCGCCGGACCTGCCGAACGTGCGCCGCATCCTGCTGATCCGCCACGGCGAGACCGCCGGCAACGCGGCGCGCATCGTCCAGAAGCCGGATATCCCCCTCTCGCCCCGCGGCGAGGCCCAGGCCGACGCCCTCGCCCGCCGCCTCGCCGGCGACGGCATCACGCAGATCTTCTCGAGCGATCTCGAGCGCGCCGCTGCCACCGCCCGCCGCCTGCGCGCGACCACGGACGCCCCCATCGCCTTCGATCCCCTGCTCCAGGAGCGAAACTTCGGCGACGTGCGCGGCACGCCCTACGAGCAGCTGGGCTTCGATCTCTTCAAGCCCGACTACGCGCCGCCCAACGGCGAGACGTGGGAGATGTTCCACGCGCGCGTGGACCAGGCGTGGGAGCGCATCCAGGCGATGGCGGCGAGCACGGCCGGCACGCTCGCCGTGGTCACCCACGGCCTCGTCTGCCGCTCCATCGCCGCGCGGCACGTCGTGCTCGCCGACGGCATGCTGGTGCCCGAGAAGTGGGAGAACACGTCGGTGACCATCGTGGACGCGCAGACCCCCTGGCGCGTCAGCGTGCTAAACTGCGTCGCGCATCTCGAGGATCCCGAGCTGAGGCCGGCGCAGGGCGCCACCGTCTGATCCGCGGCGCCCATCACGAGGAGGACCTATGGCACGCATCGAGCCCTTGAGCATTCACGAGGTCGACGACGAGATCCGCCATCTCTGCGAGGAGTCGGAGCGCCAGAGCGGCACTTCGAAGAGCACCCGCACCTACGCGAAGAATCCCGCGGTGCTGAAGGCCCTCACCGCCTTCCGTGCCGCGCTGGCCAAGGCGAGCGCGCTGGATCCCGTGCTGCGCGAGCTGGTGCGGATCAAGATCGCGGGGCTCAACGCCTGTCGCTACTGACTCACCGTGCGCTATGCCGGGGCCCGGCATGCGGGAGCGACGGAAGAGAAGATCGCGGCGATCAATGACGAGACGTCCACCCTCCTGACGCCGCGCGAGCGCGCGGCGCTCAAGTTCGCCGAGAAGCTCGCGGTGGACCACCAGAAGGTCGACGACGGGCTCTGGGCCGAGGTGCGGGCGCACTTCTCCGAGGCCGAGGTCATCGAGCTGGTGGCCCACACCACGCTCTACATCGGCTTCGGTCGCTTCAACGAGATCGTGGGCCTGGAGCCGAGCTAGCTCGGGGGTGGCGTGTACGACCTCGCCATCGTCGGCGGGGGCATTGGCGGCTCCACGCTCGCAACGGTGATGGCGCGTGCGGGGGCCCGCGTCCTGGTCGTGGAGCGCGAGCAGACCTTCCGCGACCGCAACCGCGGCGAGTACATCCACCCATGGGGCGTGGTGGAGGCCCGCGCGCTGGGCATCGAGCGGCGCCTCCTGGAGACGTGCGGTCACCCGGTGCCCTGGCGTAGCACTTACGCCGACGGCGCCCTGATCAGCCGGCGAGACATCACGGCGGCACGGAGCTGCTCGGGTATCGGCTTCCATCACCCCGAAATGCAGGAGGCGCTGCTCGCCCTCGCGCGAGAATCCGGTGCTGAGGTGCGGCGCGGCGTCGTCGTGACGGGCGTGCGGCCCGGCACGTCACCCTCGCTGCAGCTGGAAGACGGTGGGCAGGTTCCCGCCCGGCTCGTGGTGGCCGCTGACGGCCGGACCTCACATGCCCGCGAGTGGGCGGGCCTCCCAACGCTGCGCGATCCCGAGCTCCTCGTGATCGCCGGCATCTTCCACGGTGAACTCGACCTCCCGAGTGACTCCGTACACACCGTGTACGAGCCCCGACGGGGTCAGGGCGTGCTCATCTTCCCCGTGGGGCGCGAGCGTTTCCGCTCTTATTTCTTCTACGCGCGCGAGGGGTCGCCTCGTCCATTGCATGGGGCACGCCATGCCGGTGATTTCGTCGCCGCATGCGTGGAGACCGGCGCGCCTCCCGCATGGTTCGCGCGCGCTCGGGTGCTAGGCCCTCTCGCCTCCTTCGAGGCGTGCGATCGCTGGGTGGAGCGCCCGCACCGCGAGGGCGTGGTCCTCATCGGTGACGCGGCCGCCACCACCGATCCGACGTTCGGCGACGGGCTCTCGCTCACGCTGCGCGACGTGCGCACCCTGCGCGATCGGCTGCTCGACACGTCCGACTGGGGGGAGGCGGCCGACGCCTACGCGGAGGAGCATGTGCGCTACTACGGCGCGCTGCGTCGCATCCAGGGCTGGACGCGCGAGCTCTTGTACGAGCGCGGACCGGCGGCCGAGGCGCGGCGGGCGCGCGCGCTACCGCTGCTGGCCAAGGAGCCGGACCGCCGGCTCGACTACGGGACCTGGGGGCCCGACGGGCCCGACGACGAGGAGGCCCGTCGTCGCTTCTACGGCGAGGATCAAAAGACGCTATAGTAGCGGGCCAAGCGTCAGACAGGAGGCCTTCATCCACATGGAGATCACCGGCATAGCGAGCGAGAACAGTCACCGGCGCCGCTTCCTCTTGAAGGCCGGCGGGGCGCTGGCGGCGATGGGGGCGGCCGCCGTGGTCGAGGCGCCCGCGGTGATCGCGCAGCCCAAGGTGAAGTGGCGGCTCTCCACCGCCTATCCCGCCTCTCTCGACACCCTGCACGGGGCCGCCGAGCGCCTCGCCGCCATCGTGAGCGAGATGAGCGGCGGGCGCTTCGTCATCGAGGTCTATCCCGGCGGGCAGATCATGAAGCCCTTCGACTGCTTCGACGAGACCTCGAAGGGCACGATCGAGGCCTTCATGTCCGTGCCGTACTACTTCACGGAGCGCAAGAAAGAACCGGCATTCGAGTGGTTCACGACGGTGCCGTTCGGGATGAATCCCGAGGGCATGTCCGCCTGGTACCACTACGGCGACGGCCTGAAGCTGCTTCAGGAGAGCTACGGCGCGTTCAACCTGGTGCCGAAGCCCGGCCACGCCTTCGCCCCGCAGATGGGCGGATGGTTCCGCAAGAAGATCAACTCGACCGCCGACTACAAGGGCCTGCGCATGCGCATCGGCGGACTCGGCGGCAAGATCATCGGGCGGCTCGGCGCCACCGGCATCCTCATGCCCGCCTCGGAGATCTTCGGCGCGCTCGAGCGCGGGGTCATCGACGCGGGCGAGTGGGTGGGGCCCTATGACGACATGAAGCTCGGCCTCCACAATACCGCCCCGTACTACTACTACCCCGGCTGGCACGAACCCGGCACGATGCAGGGCTTCGGCTTCTACCGCAAGGCCTACGACGCGCTGCCTGTCGATCTCCGGCAGACGCTCGACCACGCCGCCACCGCCACCGAGGTGTACGGGATCAGTCTCTATCACCAGCGGAACGCGGCGGCGCTGGCGCAGATGCGGGCGGAGTTCAAGGGCAAGATCGAGCTCGTCCAGTTCCCGGCCCCGGTCTTGAAGGAGCTGAAGAAAATAGCCGCCGGGGTTCTCCATGAAGAGTCGGAGAAGACGCCGATGGCGAAAAAGGTCTACGCCTCGTTCAACAAGTTCCAGGCGCTGGTCGGGGCCTGGGACCTGGTCGCCGAGGGCGCCGCCCACCAGTACGTGATCCGGTGACGATGCGCGTCCTCCTCCTGGCACTCGCGCTGATGCTCTCGCTGCCGCCGGCGGGGGAGGCGCAGGAGCCGCGGCGGCCCATACGCATCGGCGTGCTCAACGCCGCGTTCGCGGCCAGCCATCCCACCGTGGAGGGCCTCAAGGCCGGGCTCAAGGAGCTCGGATACGAGGACGGCCGCGACGTGACGTTCGACATCCGCTTCACGGAAGGCCGGCTCGACACGATGCCCGAGGCGGCGGGGGCGCTGGTCAAGTCGGGGGTGGACCTGATCTTCACGAGCCAGGAGGCGGCGACCAAGGCCGCGCGCGAGGCCTCGTCGACCATCCCCATCGTGTTCACGCTGGTGGGGGATCCCGTCGGCGCCCAGCTCGTGGGCTCGCTCGCGCGGCCGGGCGGCAACGTGACCGGCGTGTCGAGCCTTCAGACCGAGCTGATGGCCAAGCGCCTGGAGGTGCTGCGCACGGTCGTGCCGACGGTGCGCCGCGTCTGGCTCCTCTACTACGGGGCGGATCTCGGCACCACGCCCATGATCAACCGCGCCCTCGAGGTCGCCCAGGCCATGCGGCTCGAGATCGTGCCGCGCGGCGTGCTCGAGGGCTCGGCGCTCCCCACTGTGCTCCGCGACGTGCGCCGTGACGACGCCGTGCTCGTCCCCGAGGGCTCGAATCCCGAGCTGGTCATCGCGATCATCGGGCGCGCGCTCGCGCTGCGTCTGCCCAGCGTGTTCGGCACCGGGCTATGGGTGGGCCACGGCGGCCTCATCTCCTACGGCCCGGATTACTACGCCCAGGGCGTGCAGGCGGCGGGGCTGGTCGCCAAGATCGTACGCGGGGCCGCGCCCCAGGATCTGCCGGTGGTGGGCGCGGAGAAGATCGACCTCGCGGTGAACCTCAAGACCGCGGAGCAGCTCGGCGTCACGGTGCCGCGAAAGATCCTGCTGCGCGCCGACGCGTTCCGTCGGTGAGACGCCTCCTCCCCCGCAGCCGCCTCTTCCGGAAGTACGTCGTCGTCCTCCTGGTCCTCATGGGCGGCGTCTTGCTCGCCTCGAGCCTGGTCGAGCTCTACTTCGCCTACCGGGAGACCCAGCGCGCGATCGTGCGCGTCGAGCGCGCCAAGGCGGTGGCGGCGGCGGGGCACATCGAGGAACTGCTGAAGCAGGTCGAGCTGCAGGTCCGCGCGACGACCCGCACCGCGTCCGACGACCCCGACGCGAGCCAGACCGGCCCGGCGCGCCTCGGCTTCCGCCAGGACCTGGGGGCGGCGCTGGCGGAGCAGCGCGAGCTCGATTTCGTCCGCGTGTTGCGCAATGTCCCCTCCGTCGTGGCGCTGCGCCACGTGGACCTCACCGGGCGCGAGCAGCTCCGCGTCTCGCGCCTGGACCCCGACGTCGTCGGGAGCGGCGACGACCACTCCCAGAAGCCCGAGTTCCTGGCGGCGCGCGGGGGTAAGACGCACTGGAGCGCCGTGTACTTCAAGAACGAGTCGGAGCCCTACGTGACGCTGGCCGTCCCCGCCGGCAAGTACGCGGTCGAGGTCACGAGCGCCGAGGTGAGCCTCGCCCCCGTCGTGCGCATCGTGAGCCTGATCGAGGCGGGCCCCGGCGGCTACGCCTACGTGGTGGATGCAGAGAACCACCTGGTCGCCCATCCCGACCATCGCATGCTCCGAGCCCGCCGCGATCTCTCGGCGCTGGCGCAGGTGAAGGCGGCGCGGGCCGAGGATCCGGGCGCGGCGGCGACCGAGCGCAGGGCCCTGGTCGCAGAGGGCCTCGGCGGCGGGCGCATGCTCGTGGCGCACGCGCTGATCCCCGGGCCCGGCTGGATGGTGTTCGTCGAGCGGCCCGCGGCCGACGCCTACGCGCCGCTGCGCGCGCCCATCGCGCGCAGCGCGGTGATCTTCGTCCTGGGGTTGGGGCTATCGATCCTGGCGAGCGTGCTCCTCGCGCAGCGCATGGTGGCCCCCAT
Coding sequences:
- a CDS encoding DNA topoisomerase VI subunit B, whose amino-acid sequence is MTAALAKVAAARKAEPSPSQVETVAPKAPAVKTVSAVEMGARQREISVSEFFTKNRHLLGFDNPRKAMLTCVKEAVDNALDAAEEAGILPDVLVNVEVVPANGGPPPTPAQATRFRVTVSDNGPGIVRQQIPPIFAKLLYGSKFHRLRMSRGQQGIGISAAGMYAQLTTGKPVQITSRTGPKAAAHYFEVQIDTKKNEPRIFESKKIDWEHPRGTQVTMEIEGRYQKGRASVDEFLEQVAIANPHVRLTYKMPEGDTREYARTIQELPPQPKEIKPHPYGIEFGVLLRMLHDTRSHWLTGFLSGDFSRVSPALAQEICKTAKLSPNARPRNIHGAAAEALYRAIQATKIMAPPSNCISPIGEKAILHGLYKQIKGEFYTAVTRPPAVYRGNPFVIEAGLAFGRGPEQQAAAAAAAEAPAVPLAEGEEAEDDNELARVIRYANRVPLLYQQAACATFKAALETAWKNYGVAQSRGALPAGPMVIFVHMASVWVPFTSESKEAIADYDEIRKEIKLALQECGRRLGVFLRRRERAKSEFRRRNIFELYIEEVVEACARLKGGRIPKEKLKNQLQRIALKRTGGAKTDQILGHESGPEGLPHSIIVTPEGTEGEAPELPEAARAVAADAAAAAETEAAEGEKPAKGKKAAKAVKAKPARAAKKAAKAKPERAAKSAKQKSAKRRK
- a CDS encoding type II toxin-antitoxin system VapC family toxin yields the protein MRTASSPRRAVREQRAAYRAGLPGPVYCDTSALLKLYLPEAGSDAFNALVEGRDDLLVSDLCVTEAASALARRVRGGALPRDAARRVQHAILARVDEGAYQRVELTREVHRRAEHLLLSLGDIPLRASDALHLALAASARAASLASFDTRMAAAARAASLVVHDALVVSRR
- a CDS encoding type II toxin-antitoxin system prevent-host-death family antitoxin; amino-acid sequence: MRTAGVREARQNLSALLEEVRKGREIVITERGRPVAKLVPPDRPRGKGVPNLAAFRRKMPVLDPPISSDVAEDREDRV
- a CDS encoding VTT domain-containing protein, coding for MSDTLAFVLQYGYVVLYLCVMAEQIGLPVPAVPVLLGVGALAGAGSMSFPVALGVVLAASLPPDLVWYELGRRRGTRVLARICAISLEPDWCVHRTERIFLRFGRKLLLVAKFVPGLSALSAPVAGAAQVSRWQFILLDVTGALLWSGTWLGIGYLFSGALDVMVGWVHRLGGWALLWAGVGLAAYIGYKYAERRRIFRELRMARITPEELKSRLEAGDASFTIIDTRTMLDVKSVPYLIRGALWIEADEVERRRDELPRDREIVLYCT
- a CDS encoding family 1 encapsulin nanocompartment shell protein: MNNLARELAPISSAAWKEIDAEAKRVLKLKLAGRKMVDFNGPEGPAKAAVSTGRRERISTPPGPNVEASRRLALPLVDLRVYFELSREELDAVERGAKDPELQPLIDAASQMAYGEDTIIFHGYQVAGITGIDKASSHPILPIPAEGEGYPHAVAEATRLLRLAGVDGPYAIALGPRYYTELTQARGDGGYPVLNVVRKLVDGPLIWAPAVNGAVVMSLRGGDFELTVGTDISIGYQSHTDTTVRLYLMESMTFQVLTPEAAVALAHKDKK
- a CDS encoding encapsulin-associated ferritin-like protein; protein product: MANSVGYHESEDKLRPETQDNHRALTSMQEELEAADWYDQRVDAATDGDLKAILAHNRDEEKEHFAMLLEWYRRRDAKMDEHLKEYLFTTGSLIGIEKAQAAEEAGVDAGEKGTGGGSGGGSLGIGSLKGGPAL
- a CDS encoding LLM class flavin-dependent oxidoreductase, which produces MKIRIGVGAAGAVSTPEQLGELMTALDERGFDSIWLSEVLTGPVPDPAVGLAWAAAFNAKVKLGTTMLLPGRNVLRLAKQLATLDVLSRGRLLVTLVPGLTYPPEREAIGVEPKQRGAVIDEALPLLRRLWAGETVSHEGLCGSFKDVKVTPRPVQQPLEVWLGGNIPSALERCGRLSDGWLPSLITPEEAAAGRAVIEEAAAKAGRAISGEHFGMSIGYASQPIDPATAKVMAARRPRALELTPVGYPPLREKIESFLKVGFSKFVARPVVPPASWRAELDALAGAVGDLQT
- a CDS encoding histidine phosphatase family protein, which codes for MRRILLIRHGETAGNAARIVQKPDIPLSPRGEAQADALARRLAGDGITQIFSSDLERAAATARRLRATTDAPIAFDPLLQERNFGDVRGTPYEQLGFDLFKPDYAPPNGETWEMFHARVDQAWERIQAMAASTAGTLAVVTHGLVCRSIAARHVVLADGMLVPEKWENTSVTIVDAQTPWRVSVLNCVAHLEDPELRPAQGATV
- a CDS encoding carboxymuconolactone decarboxylase family protein, giving the protein MARIEPLSIHEVDDEIRHLCEESERQSGTSKSTRTYAKNPAVLKALTAFRAALAKASALDPVLRELVRIKIAGLNACRY
- a CDS encoding NAD(P)/FAD-dependent oxidoreductase, producing the protein MYDLAIVGGGIGGSTLATVMARAGARVLVVEREQTFRDRNRGEYIHPWGVVEARALGIERRLLETCGHPVPWRSTYADGALISRRDITAARSCSGIGFHHPEMQEALLALARESGAEVRRGVVVTGVRPGTSPSLQLEDGGQVPARLVVAADGRTSHAREWAGLPTLRDPELLVIAGIFHGELDLPSDSVHTVYEPRRGQGVLIFPVGRERFRSYFFYAREGSPRPLHGARHAGDFVAACVETGAPPAWFARARVLGPLASFEACDRWVERPHREGVVLIGDAAATTDPTFGDGLSLTLRDVRTLRDRLLDTSDWGEAADAYAEEHVRYYGALRRIQGWTRELLYERGPAAEARRARALPLLAKEPDRRLDYGTWGPDGPDDEEARRRFYGEDQKTL
- a CDS encoding ABC transporter substrate-binding protein codes for the protein MEITGIASENSHRRRFLLKAGGALAAMGAAAVVEAPAVIAQPKVKWRLSTAYPASLDTLHGAAERLAAIVSEMSGGRFVIEVYPGGQIMKPFDCFDETSKGTIEAFMSVPYYFTERKKEPAFEWFTTVPFGMNPEGMSAWYHYGDGLKLLQESYGAFNLVPKPGHAFAPQMGGWFRKKINSTADYKGLRMRIGGLGGKIIGRLGATGILMPASEIFGALERGVIDAGEWVGPYDDMKLGLHNTAPYYYYPGWHEPGTMQGFGFYRKAYDALPVDLRQTLDHAATATEVYGISLYHQRNAAALAQMRAEFKGKIELVQFPAPVLKELKKIAAGVLHEESEKTPMAKKVYASFNKFQALVGAWDLVAEGAAHQYVIR
- a CDS encoding ABC transporter substrate-binding protein, which produces MRVLLLALALMLSLPPAGEAQEPRRPIRIGVLNAAFAASHPTVEGLKAGLKELGYEDGRDVTFDIRFTEGRLDTMPEAAGALVKSGVDLIFTSQEAATKAAREASSTIPIVFTLVGDPVGAQLVGSLARPGGNVTGVSSLQTELMAKRLEVLRTVVPTVRRVWLLYYGADLGTTPMINRALEVAQAMRLEIVPRGVLEGSALPTVLRDVRRDDAVLVPEGSNPELVIAIIGRALALRLPSVFGTGLWVGHGGLISYGPDYYAQGVQAAGLVAKIVRGAAPQDLPVVGAEKIDLAVNLKTAEQLGVTVPRKILLRADAFRR